One genomic region from Thermomicrobium sp. 4228-Ro encodes:
- the cofD gene encoding 2-phospho-L-lactate transferase, with translation MAQPPEVTGTVVVLAGGVGGAKLAHGFAQLGLGHRLAIIVNTADDFELYGLTISPDLDTVMYTLAGIANPATGWGILGDTANTLAMLGRYGRPTWFWLGDRDLATHILRTERLHQGARLTEVISELAGALGVAARILPMCDEPVRTIVHTPVGDLPFQEYFVRRRQQDPVLGVRFDGIEHARPTPEVERALEEAEIVVLAPSNPIVSIGPLLALPGFRERLRHATVPIVAVSPIVGGRALKGPADRMLASLGHEVSPLGVARLYQDFLDGLVIDVQDTALADALRNMGIEPYVTDAVMHDESDRARLARETLDFARRLHGVTR, from the coding sequence ATGGCACAGCCACCCGAGGTCACTGGAACGGTCGTCGTCCTGGCCGGCGGCGTCGGAGGTGCCAAGCTCGCTCACGGTTTCGCCCAGCTCGGCCTCGGTCATCGACTCGCGATCATCGTCAACACAGCTGACGATTTCGAACTCTACGGCCTCACGATCTCCCCTGATCTCGACACCGTCATGTACACCCTCGCCGGCATCGCGAACCCAGCGACCGGCTGGGGCATTCTCGGCGATACCGCCAACACGCTGGCAATGCTCGGCCGCTACGGCCGACCGACCTGGTTCTGGCTCGGCGATCGCGATCTCGCCACGCACATCCTGCGAACCGAGCGACTGCACCAGGGAGCTCGCCTCACCGAAGTCATCAGCGAGCTGGCCGGTGCACTGGGTGTCGCCGCTCGCATCCTGCCCATGTGCGACGAACCGGTCCGCACGATCGTCCACACGCCCGTGGGTGACCTCCCCTTCCAGGAATATTTCGTCCGGCGACGCCAGCAGGATCCGGTACTCGGCGTGCGCTTCGATGGAATCGAGCACGCACGTCCAACCCCGGAGGTCGAGCGAGCGCTCGAGGAAGCAGAGATCGTCGTCCTCGCCCCATCCAACCCGATCGTCAGTATCGGTCCGCTGCTTGCACTTCCTGGCTTCCGCGAGCGCTTGCGCCACGCCACTGTTCCGATCGTCGCCGTCAGCCCGATCGTCGGCGGGCGGGCATTGAAAGGGCCAGCGGACCGGATGCTCGCTTCGCTCGGGCACGAGGTGTCACCACTCGGCGTGGCTCGTCTCTACCAGGACTTTCTCGATGGCCTCGTCATCGACGTGCAGGATACAGCGCTCGCCGACGCGCTCCGGAACATGGGGATCGAACCCTACGTCACCGATGCCGTCATGCACGATGAGTCCGACCGGGCGCGTCTGGCACGCGAGACGCTCGACTTCGCTCGTCGGCTGCACGGAGTGACGCGGTGA
- the cofC gene encoding 2-phospho-L-lactate guanylyltransferase: MIRTLAVIPVQRLDTAKSRLAPVLDPASRRSLVLQLAERTVRLLRSVSGIDEVALVTPDPHLAVAARAWGALPLEQTEPGLERAIVLAQRYAVAEDFGALLVVLGDLPLLEMTTLRTALALLEPHGVVLAPDRHGTGTNLLALSPPDLPIPAFGPESRVRHRLAARRARCTLREVWALPLALDLDTPEDLARLRSVREREGET, encoded by the coding sequence GTGATCCGCACGCTCGCCGTCATTCCCGTCCAGCGGCTCGATACCGCCAAATCGCGACTCGCCCCTGTACTCGACCCGGCGTCGCGCCGTTCGCTCGTGCTCCAGCTCGCCGAGCGGACCGTCCGGCTCCTCCGGAGCGTGTCCGGCATCGACGAAGTCGCTCTGGTCACTCCCGACCCGCACCTGGCCGTCGCGGCCCGAGCCTGGGGAGCCCTCCCACTCGAGCAGACTGAGCCGGGGCTCGAGCGAGCGATCGTGCTCGCCCAGCGGTATGCCGTTGCCGAAGACTTCGGTGCCTTGCTCGTCGTCCTCGGTGACTTGCCCCTGCTGGAGATGACGACGCTCCGCACAGCGCTCGCACTGCTCGAGCCGCACGGTGTTGTCCTGGCGCCGGACCGCCACGGCACCGGTACCAACCTCCTCGCCCTGTCCCCTCCCGACCTTCCGATCCCGGCATTCGGGCCCGAGAGTCGCGTGCGCCATCGTCTTGCAGCGCGTCGCGCTCGGTGTACGCTTCGAGAGGTGTGGGCGCTGCCGCTCGCGCTGGATCTCGATACTCCGGAAGATCTCGCACGGCTGCGCAGCGTCCGCGAGAGAGAGGGGGAGACGTGA
- a CDS encoding DMT family transporter, with the protein MTERQLPVTRWGAFVVALGAALWAVDAPIRKPLADLLPATSIVFAEHLFLALYAIPVLLWQRRALLSLSPRGWLALFVIAWGASGLATVLFTAAFRIGNPTTVILLQKVQPLIAVLLAAVLLREQLPRLYWPCFVAALAGAYLVSFGRDVLEPLWLLPRERILTALLALGAAALWGSATVLGRYVLGTLSFPTLAAARFLFALPFLAGLALFEGTFVRTFTVGLAQYAPRLSFLALVPGLAAMLIYYLGLRHTRASYATLAELAFPALAIVVNWLTLGATIDIVQLAGFVLLWTSITVLSWIPAPTPASEPRPATPLT; encoded by the coding sequence GTGACGGAACGACAGCTCCCGGTAACCCGCTGGGGTGCCTTCGTCGTCGCGCTCGGCGCGGCACTCTGGGCCGTTGACGCACCGATCCGCAAACCGCTGGCAGATCTCTTACCTGCCACGTCGATCGTTTTCGCCGAGCATCTGTTTCTCGCACTCTATGCCATCCCCGTCCTCCTGTGGCAGCGACGCGCGCTGCTGAGTTTGTCGCCGCGCGGCTGGCTGGCGTTGTTCGTCATCGCCTGGGGAGCATCTGGCCTGGCGACTGTCCTCTTCACCGCTGCCTTCCGCATTGGCAACCCGACGACGGTGATCCTGTTGCAGAAGGTGCAACCCCTCATCGCCGTGCTGCTCGCCGCCGTGCTGCTCCGAGAGCAACTGCCGCGCCTCTACTGGCCCTGTTTCGTCGCTGCACTCGCCGGTGCGTACCTCGTGTCGTTCGGCCGCGATGTGCTCGAGCCCCTCTGGCTCCTCCCCCGCGAGCGCATCCTCACCGCACTCTTGGCACTGGGTGCCGCTGCACTGTGGGGCAGTGCCACGGTGCTCGGTCGGTACGTCCTGGGTACACTGTCGTTCCCGACGCTCGCCGCTGCGCGCTTCCTTTTCGCGTTACCGTTCTTGGCTGGTCTCGCGCTCTTCGAGGGTACCTTCGTGCGCACCTTTACCGTCGGCCTCGCGCAGTACGCACCACGCTTGTCCTTTCTCGCTCTCGTTCCGGGGTTGGCCGCGATGCTGATCTACTATCTTGGCCTTCGCCACACCCGAGCTTCCTACGCGACACTGGCCGAACTCGCCTTTCCGGCTCTCGCGATCGTCGTGAACTGGCTCACTCTGGGCGCGACGATCGATATCGTCCAGCTCGCTGGATTCGTCCTCTTGTGGACATCGATCACTGTCCTGTCCTGGATACCGGCTCCGACACCGGCCAGCGAGCCGCGACCGGCGACACCCCTCACGTGA
- a CDS encoding nitroreductase family protein, with protein MPENGHPVPPPLVPLPDLHRLPGARPLDLPELIRGRRSVRRLRPDPVPGELVMAVLEAAAWAPSPHGTQPWRFVVLTQDERKQELAEAMADAWRYHLALDGQDEETIARRLAGSQRRLREAPVLILVCLDPCDLDRYPDAERQQAERIMAVQSLGAAVQNLLLMAYRLGLDTGWMCAPLFCPDVVRRVLGLREELEPQALITLGYAAADPQRRPRRPLDQLIVAWE; from the coding sequence ATGCCAGAGAACGGACACCCCGTACCGCCACCGCTCGTACCGCTTCCCGACCTGCACCGATTACCCGGTGCGCGACCGCTCGATTTGCCCGAACTCATCCGCGGTCGCCGCTCGGTACGTCGCCTGCGTCCCGATCCCGTCCCCGGCGAACTCGTCATGGCCGTGCTCGAAGCTGCCGCCTGGGCCCCATCGCCGCACGGAACGCAACCCTGGCGCTTCGTTGTCCTTACCCAAGACGAGCGCAAACAGGAACTTGCCGAGGCGATGGCCGACGCCTGGCGATACCACTTGGCTCTGGACGGCCAGGACGAGGAGACCATCGCACGCCGCCTGGCTGGCTCGCAACGGCGACTCCGCGAAGCACCCGTCCTCATTCTCGTTTGCCTCGATCCGTGCGACCTCGATCGGTATCCCGATGCCGAGCGTCAGCAGGCTGAACGCATCATGGCCGTGCAGAGCCTCGGCGCAGCCGTGCAGAATCTGCTCCTCATGGCCTACCGCCTCGGCCTCGACACCGGCTGGATGTGCGCTCCCCTCTTTTGTCCCGACGTGGTCCGCCGCGTTTTGGGGCTCCGGGAGGAGCTCGAACCGCAGGCCCTGATCACACTCGGCTATGCTGCTGCCGACCCGCAGCGTCGACCACGACGCCCGCTCGACCAGCTGATCGTCGCCTGGGAGTGA